A genomic segment from Klebsiella africana encodes:
- the mltD gene encoding murein transglycosylase D, producing the protein MKARAILLASVLLVGCQASKHDGTVEQRAQSLSAAGQGEAGKFTSQARWLDDGTFYAQDQDLWTSIGDELKMGIPDNPRIREQKQKYLRNKSYLHDVTLRAEPYMYWIAGQVKKRNMPMELVLLPIVESAFDPHATSGANAAGIWQIIPSTGRNYGLKQTRSYDARRDVVASTTAALDMMQRLNKMFDGDWLLTVAAYNSGEGRVMKAVKANRSRGKPTDFWSLSLPHETKIYVPKMLALSDILKNSKRYGVKLPTADESRALARVRLDSPVDISQLADMAGMPVSKLKTFNAGVKGSTLGASGPKYVMVPQKHAAQLRESLASGDIAAVQPTQLADNTPLTSRSYKVRSGDTISGIASRLGVTTRDLQQWNNLRGSGLKVGQNLVIGAGSSAQRLANNSDSITYRVRKGDSLSSIAKRHGVNIRDVMRWNSDTDNLRPGDQLTLFVKNSDRPES; encoded by the coding sequence ATGAAGGCACGAGCGATATTACTCGCCTCTGTCCTGCTGGTGGGGTGCCAGGCGTCTAAGCACGATGGCACCGTCGAACAGCGAGCACAGAGCCTTTCTGCGGCTGGTCAAGGGGAAGCAGGTAAGTTCACAAGTCAAGCGCGCTGGTTAGATGATGGAACCTTCTACGCGCAAGACCAGGATCTGTGGACTTCCATAGGCGACGAGCTAAAGATGGGAATACCGGATAATCCCCGGATTCGCGAACAGAAACAGAAGTACTTAAGAAATAAGAGCTATCTCCACGATGTAACTTTACGGGCAGAGCCGTATATGTACTGGATAGCCGGGCAGGTTAAGAAACGTAACATGCCAATGGAACTGGTATTACTACCCATAGTGGAGAGCGCTTTTGACCCACACGCGACGTCTGGCGCCAATGCCGCAGGCATCTGGCAGATCATTCCGAGCACAGGGCGCAATTATGGTTTAAAACAGACCCGCAGTTACGATGCGCGTCGTGATGTTGTCGCGTCTACTACCGCGGCGCTGGACATGATGCAACGTCTGAACAAAATGTTCGACGGCGACTGGTTGTTAACGGTCGCGGCATATAACAGCGGCGAAGGCCGGGTCATGAAGGCAGTAAAAGCGAACCGTTCGCGTGGCAAACCCACCGATTTCTGGTCGCTGTCTCTGCCGCATGAAACGAAAATCTACGTACCGAAAATGCTGGCATTGAGTGACATCCTCAAAAACAGCAAACGTTACGGCGTAAAGCTGCCTACGGCTGATGAAAGCCGTGCGCTGGCGCGCGTTCGTCTCGATAGTCCGGTTGATATCTCTCAGCTCGCGGACATGGCCGGTATGCCGGTCAGCAAGCTGAAGACGTTTAATGCGGGCGTAAAGGGATCAACGCTGGGCGCTAGCGGGCCAAAGTACGTCATGGTGCCACAGAAGCACGCCGCTCAGCTGCGTGAATCGCTGGCCTCTGGCGACATTGCCGCTGTACAGCCAACGCAGCTCGCAGACAACACGCCGCTGACCAGCCGTAGCTATAAGGTACGCTCCGGCGACACCATTTCCGGGATTGCCTCCCGTCTTGGTGTGACAACCCGCGATCTGCAGCAGTGGAATAACCTGCGCGGTTCTGGGTTGAAGGTTGGACAGAACCTGGTTATCGGCGCTGGCAGCAGCGCCCAGCGTCTGGCGAACAACAGCGATAGCATCACCTATCGCGTTCGCAAAGGCGATTCGCTGTCGAGCATCGCCAAACGTCACGGCGTTAATATTCGCGACGTGATGCGCTGGAACAGCGATACCGACAACCTGCGGCCAGGCGATCAGCTAACGCTGTTTGTGAAAAATAGCGATCGACCAGAGTCCTGA
- a CDS encoding class I SAM-dependent methyltransferase has translation MTTRSHHDNVEKQFGSQASAYLTSAVHASGRDLQRLAERLTDFPQAKVLDMGCGAGHASFTAAGQVAEVTAYDLSSQMLEVVATAAKEKGFSNIVTQQGYAETLPFADVSFDVVISRYSAHHWHDVGQALREVKRVLKPGGVMIIMDVMSPGHPVRDVWLQTVEALRDTSHVRNYSSGEWLALANDAGLVINHLSTDRLPLEFSSWVARMRTPEPLVEAIRLYQQSASAEVKAYFELQADGSFTSDTILFEAHKAV, from the coding sequence ATGACAACACGCTCTCACCATGACAACGTCGAAAAGCAGTTCGGCTCCCAGGCCAGCGCCTATTTGACCAGCGCCGTACATGCCTCCGGGCGCGATCTGCAGCGGCTGGCTGAACGGCTGACTGATTTCCCTCAGGCGAAAGTGCTGGATATGGGCTGCGGGGCAGGGCACGCCAGCTTTACCGCGGCGGGACAGGTTGCCGAGGTGACCGCCTATGATTTATCAAGCCAGATGCTGGAGGTCGTTGCCACCGCGGCAAAGGAGAAAGGTTTTAGCAATATCGTGACCCAGCAGGGGTACGCCGAAACGCTGCCGTTCGCTGATGTCAGCTTTGATGTGGTGATTAGCCGCTACTCCGCCCACCACTGGCATGACGTTGGCCAGGCGCTGCGTGAGGTGAAACGTGTTCTCAAGCCAGGCGGGGTGATGATCATAATGGACGTGATGTCGCCGGGTCACCCGGTACGTGATGTCTGGTTGCAGACCGTGGAAGCGCTGCGCGATACCTCGCACGTGCGTAATTATTCCAGCGGCGAGTGGCTGGCGCTGGCCAATGACGCAGGTCTGGTGATTAATCATTTATCGACCGATCGCCTGCCGCTGGAGTTCAGCTCATGGGTGGCGCGGATGCGTACTCCTGAGCCGCTGGTGGAGGCGATTCGCTTATATCAACAGAGCGCTTCGGCGGAGGTCAAAGCCTACTTTGAGTTACAGGCAGACGGATCGTTTACCAGCGATACCATTCTGTTCGAAGCGCATAAAGCGGTTTAA
- a CDS encoding endonuclease/exonuclease/phosphatase family protein produces the protein MRKNTYAMRYVAGQPAERILPPGAFAGVSPVYPAGTPLSSDEKIRVLVWNIFKQQRAEWQSVLKNFGKDAHLVLLQEAQTTPELVRFATTNYLAADQVPALVLPQHPSGVMTLASAHPIYCCPLREREPILRLPKSALVTVYPLPDARLLMVVNIHAVNFSLGVDVYSKQLLPIGDQIAHHSGPVIMAGDFNAWSRPRMNALYRFAREMSLREVRFSDDQRRRAFGRPLDFVFYRGLSVHDASVLVTRASDHNPLLVEFSPGKPD, from the coding sequence TTGCGAAAGAATACCTATGCCATGCGCTACGTCGCCGGACAACCTGCGGAGAGAATATTGCCTCCGGGGGCGTTTGCGGGCGTGAGTCCGGTTTATCCCGCCGGTACGCCGTTAAGCAGCGATGAAAAGATCCGCGTGCTGGTATGGAATATCTTCAAGCAGCAGCGCGCAGAGTGGCAGTCGGTGCTCAAGAATTTTGGCAAAGATGCCCATTTAGTCTTGTTGCAGGAGGCGCAGACGACGCCTGAGCTGGTCAGGTTCGCGACCACTAACTATCTGGCAGCCGATCAGGTACCCGCTCTGGTGCTGCCGCAGCATCCTTCCGGAGTCATGACGCTGGCCTCTGCTCACCCCATCTATTGCTGCCCGCTGCGCGAACGCGAACCCATTTTGCGCCTGCCTAAATCCGCCTTAGTAACCGTCTATCCACTGCCGGATGCGCGGTTGTTAATGGTGGTGAATATTCATGCCGTCAACTTTAGTCTTGGCGTCGATGTCTACAGCAAGCAGTTGCTGCCGATCGGCGATCAGATCGCCCATCACAGCGGGCCGGTGATCATGGCCGGGGACTTCAATGCCTGGAGCCGGCCGCGAATGAACGCGCTGTACCGCTTTGCGCGTGAGATGTCGTTACGCGAAGTTCGTTTCTCTGACGATCAGCGCCGCCGCGCGTTTGGTCGTCCGCTCGATTTTGTGTTCTATCGTGGGTTAAGCGTACACGATGCTTCCGTGCTGGTGACCCGCGCCTCCGATCACAACCCGCTACTAGTCGAATTCAGTCCCGGCAAGCCTGATTAA
- a CDS encoding MFS transporter yields MPLALFALTIGAFAIGTTEFVIVGLVPTIAQQLSISLPSAGLLVSIYALGVAIGAPVLTALTGRMPRKQLLLALMVLFTAGNVLAWQAPGYETLILARLLTGLAHGVFFSIGSTIATSLVAKEKAASAIAIMFGGLTVALVTGVPFGTFIGQHFGWRETFLAVSILGVIALISSLILVPNNIPGRASASLRDQMKVLTHPRLLMIYAITALGYGGVFTAFTFLAPMMQELAGFSPSAVSWILLGYGVSVAIGNVWGGKLADKHGAVSALKFIFAALVVLLLVFQLTASIHYAALATVLVMGIFAFGNVPGLQVYVVQKAEQYTPGAVDVASGLNIAAFNIGIALGSIVGGQTVERYGLAQTPWIGAVIVLVALLLVGLSGRLDKSPRRSAAVSIEG; encoded by the coding sequence ATGCCACTGGCGCTATTTGCCTTAACTATCGGTGCCTTCGCAATTGGCACCACTGAATTTGTGATTGTCGGCCTGGTCCCGACCATTGCCCAGCAACTGTCTATCTCTTTGCCGTCTGCGGGACTACTGGTCTCTATCTACGCGTTGGGCGTGGCGATCGGCGCCCCGGTGCTGACAGCGTTGACTGGCCGGATGCCGCGTAAACAGCTGCTGCTGGCGTTGATGGTCCTGTTTACGGCGGGTAATGTGCTGGCCTGGCAGGCGCCGGGCTATGAAACGCTGATCCTGGCGCGACTGCTGACCGGCCTGGCACACGGCGTGTTCTTTTCTATCGGTTCGACAATTGCTACCAGCCTGGTGGCAAAAGAAAAAGCGGCCTCGGCCATTGCCATTATGTTCGGCGGCCTGACGGTTGCGCTGGTGACTGGCGTTCCCTTTGGCACCTTTATCGGTCAGCATTTTGGCTGGCGGGAAACGTTCCTTGCGGTATCAATTCTGGGCGTGATTGCGCTTATCAGCAGTCTGATTCTGGTGCCGAATAATATTCCAGGCCGCGCCAGCGCCAGCCTGCGCGATCAGATGAAAGTCTTAACTCATCCACGCCTGCTGATGATCTACGCCATTACCGCGTTGGGCTACGGCGGCGTGTTTACCGCCTTTACCTTCCTTGCGCCGATGATGCAGGAGTTGGCGGGTTTCAGTCCGTCAGCGGTGAGCTGGATCCTGCTGGGCTATGGTGTCTCGGTGGCTATCGGTAACGTATGGGGCGGCAAACTGGCCGATAAGCATGGCGCCGTCTCCGCGCTGAAGTTTATCTTCGCCGCGCTGGTGGTGCTGCTGCTGGTCTTCCAGTTGACCGCCAGCATCCACTATGCCGCGCTGGCGACGGTACTGGTGATGGGCATCTTCGCCTTCGGTAACGTGCCGGGTTTGCAGGTGTACGTGGTGCAAAAAGCCGAACAGTACACCCCCGGGGCTGTCGATGTCGCTTCCGGCCTGAATATTGCTGCCTTCAATATCGGTATCGCGCTGGGGTCAATCGTCGGCGGGCAGACGGTTGAGCGGTACGGCCTGGCGCAGACGCCGTGGATTGGCGCGGTGATTGTGCTGGTCGCCTTGCTGCTGGTGGGACTCAGCGGTCGTTTAGATAAATCGCCGCGCCGTTCAGCAGCGGTTTCTATCGAAGGTTAA
- the yafC gene encoding DNA-binding transcriptional regulator YafC encodes MRATSEEIAIFVAVVESGSFSRAAEQLGQANSAVSRAVKKLESKLGVSLLNRTTRQLSLTEEGERYFRRMQVVLQEMAAAENDLLETRTTPRGLLRVDAATPVMLHFLMPLVKPFRERYPEMTLSLVSSETFINLIERKVDVAIRAGTLTDSSLRARPLFTSYRKIVASPDYVARYGMPQHPSDLKQHHCLGFTEPVSLNTWPVSCCDGQLLEIEAAVSSNSGETLKQLCLTGNGIACLSDYMVDKEIASGEFVELLADKRLPVEMPFSAVYYSDRAVSTRIRAFIDFLSEHVKQLPKELS; translated from the coding sequence ATGAGAGCCACATCAGAGGAGATCGCCATCTTTGTGGCGGTGGTGGAAAGCGGGAGTTTCAGCCGGGCGGCCGAGCAGCTCGGCCAGGCTAACTCCGCCGTCAGCAGGGCGGTCAAAAAGCTGGAATCAAAGCTAGGCGTAAGCCTGCTCAATAGGACTACCCGCCAGCTCAGCCTGACAGAAGAAGGCGAGCGCTATTTTCGCCGGATGCAGGTGGTCTTGCAGGAAATGGCGGCGGCAGAGAACGATCTGCTGGAGACGCGCACCACGCCGCGGGGCCTGCTGCGGGTAGATGCGGCAACCCCGGTGATGCTGCATTTTCTCATGCCGCTGGTGAAGCCATTTCGCGAGCGCTACCCGGAAATGACGCTGTCGCTCGTCTCGTCTGAGACGTTTATTAACCTGATTGAACGAAAAGTGGATGTGGCCATTCGGGCCGGGACCTTAACGGATTCCAGCCTGCGCGCCCGACCGCTGTTTACCAGCTATCGTAAGATCGTCGCCTCGCCCGACTATGTCGCGCGCTACGGTATGCCGCAGCATCCGTCCGATCTGAAACAGCATCACTGCCTCGGCTTCACCGAGCCGGTATCGCTGAATACCTGGCCGGTCTCCTGCTGCGATGGCCAGCTGTTAGAGATCGAAGCGGCGGTGTCATCCAATAGCGGCGAAACGCTCAAGCAGCTGTGCCTGACCGGCAACGGTATTGCCTGTTTGTCGGATTATATGGTGGATAAAGAGATTGCCAGCGGAGAGTTTGTCGAGCTACTGGCCGATAAGCGCTTACCGGTGGAGATGCCCTTCAGTGCGGTGTACTACAGCGATAGGGCCGTCAGTACACGTATCAGGGCGTTTATTGATTTTCTGAGCGAACACGTAAAACAGCTCCCGAAGGAGCTGTCGTAG